From Chryseobacterium shandongense, the proteins below share one genomic window:
- a CDS encoding enoyl-ACP reductase FabI, whose translation MSYGLLKGKKGIIFGALNEQSIAWKVAERCHEEGAEFILSNAPIAMRMGELNALAEKTESEVIGADATSIEDLEKLFDAAVAKFGKIDFILHSIGMSVNVRKGKHYTEMNYDWLEKGWDVSAVSFHKVMRVAWEKDCMNEWGSILALSYIAAQRTFPDYNDMSDNKAYLESIARTFGNYWGERKVRVNTVSQSPTPTTAGSGVKGFGGFLGYAEDMSPLGNATALDCANYCVTLFSDLTKKVTMQNLFHDGGFSSTGVTQKVISKYDTEQ comes from the coding sequence ATGTCATACGGTTTACTTAAAGGCAAAAAGGGAATTATATTTGGAGCCCTTAATGAACAATCGATCGCTTGGAAGGTTGCAGAAAGATGTCATGAAGAAGGCGCAGAATTCATCTTGTCTAATGCTCCTATCGCCATGAGAATGGGAGAACTTAATGCTTTGGCAGAGAAAACGGAATCTGAAGTAATAGGTGCAGATGCTACTTCCATTGAAGATTTGGAAAAACTTTTTGATGCCGCTGTTGCAAAATTTGGTAAAATCGATTTTATCCTTCACTCCATCGGTATGTCCGTGAATGTGAGAAAAGGAAAACATTATACAGAAATGAATTATGACTGGTTGGAAAAAGGCTGGGATGTATCCGCCGTTTCTTTCCATAAAGTAATGCGCGTGGCTTGGGAAAAAGACTGTATGAATGAATGGGGAAGCATCCTTGCTCTTTCATATATTGCGGCCCAACGTACCTTCCCGGATTATAACGATATGTCTGACAACAAAGCATATCTTGAAAGCATAGCCAGAACATTCGGAAATTATTGGGGTGAAAGAAAGGTTCGTGTAAACACGGTTTCACAGTCTCCTACTCCAACTACAGCAGGAAGCGGTGTGAAAGGTTTCGGAGGCTTCCTTGGATATGCCGAAGATATGTCTCCGCTTGGGAACGCTACTGCACTAGACTGTGCCAACTATTGTGTTACCCTATTCTCTGATCTTACGAAGAAAGTAACCATGCAGAATCTTTTCCATGACGGCGGATTCAGCAGTACTGGAGTTACGCAGAAAGTAATCAGCAAGTATGATACTGAACAATAA
- a CDS encoding glycoside hydrolase family 30 protein encodes MKKLIVSCFVIGVAFNANAQDYWKKNAGKSAKVVFTHSKTNKKMVDKGAVKFEKMPQPKETDACIFVDPDFKYQKLIGIGGAITDASAETLYKLPKNKQKEILEAYYGKNGLGYTVVRTNMNSCDFSSDSYTYVQDNDNTLKTFNVAHDEKFKIPMIKEAQKMIGKDFTFYFSPWSPPAWMKSNKNMLKGGRLENGFYQTWADYYIKFIKEYEKRGINVWGLTIQNEPMATQTWESCIYTAEEEGYFLKNNLGPTLWKNGYKDKKVMIWDHNRDLIFQRATTTLSDPETSKYASGIGYHWYETWNNKTQLFDNLSETQRAFPDKFLAFTEGCKEQFDMSAIYDVKLGELYGRNMLNDFNKGTALWTDWNVLLDETGGPNHVGNFCFAPIIADTKTGEVHYTYEYYYIGHVSKFIKPNARRIGTSSNRAALTSTSFMNEDGQLVTVIMNDSDTDIDTNLWIEGMAAKLTAPAHSIQTVIL; translated from the coding sequence ATGAAAAAGCTAATTGTAAGTTGTTTTGTGATAGGAGTTGCTTTTAATGCAAACGCACAGGATTACTGGAAAAAGAATGCAGGGAAATCGGCAAAAGTTGTTTTTACCCATTCTAAAACCAATAAGAAAATGGTGGATAAGGGAGCCGTAAAGTTCGAAAAAATGCCTCAGCCTAAAGAAACGGATGCCTGTATTTTCGTGGATCCTGATTTCAAATATCAGAAGTTAATAGGTATCGGAGGAGCGATTACAGATGCTTCCGCCGAAACATTATACAAACTTCCAAAAAATAAACAAAAAGAAATCTTGGAAGCGTATTATGGCAAAAATGGACTGGGGTACACCGTCGTTCGTACCAATATGAATTCATGTGATTTCTCTAGCGATTCATACACCTATGTACAGGATAACGACAATACCTTGAAAACATTCAACGTAGCTCATGATGAGAAATTTAAAATTCCGATGATTAAGGAAGCTCAGAAAATGATCGGTAAAGATTTTACCTTTTACTTTTCGCCGTGGAGTCCGCCGGCATGGATGAAATCAAACAAGAACATGCTGAAAGGCGGAAGGCTGGAAAATGGTTTTTATCAAACATGGGCAGATTATTATATTAAATTTATCAAAGAATACGAAAAGAGAGGAATTAATGTTTGGGGATTAACGATCCAGAACGAACCGATGGCTACACAGACTTGGGAATCCTGTATTTATACCGCCGAGGAAGAAGGATATTTCCTGAAAAATAATCTGGGACCAACCCTCTGGAAAAATGGATATAAGGATAAAAAAGTAATGATCTGGGATCATAACCGCGACCTGATTTTTCAGAGAGCCACCACCACTTTAAGCGATCCCGAAACTTCCAAATATGCTTCCGGAATCGGTTACCACTGGTACGAAACCTGGAATAACAAAACGCAGCTTTTTGATAACCTTTCTGAAACCCAAAGGGCTTTTCCGGACAAGTTTTTAGCTTTTACCGAAGGCTGTAAAGAACAGTTTGACATGTCTGCTATTTATGACGTAAAGCTGGGTGAACTCTACGGAAGAAATATGCTGAATGATTTCAACAAGGGCACTGCTTTATGGACGGACTGGAATGTTCTTCTGGATGAAACAGGCGGACCTAACCATGTTGGAAATTTCTGCTTTGCCCCGATCATTGCAGATACCAAAACCGGTGAAGTTCATTACACCTACGAATATTATTATATTGGCCATGTTTCAAAATTTATCAAACCAAATGCTCGGCGTATAGGAACCTCATCCAATAGAGCAGCGCTTACCTCAACTTCATTTATGAATGAAGACGGACAGCTTGTGACAGTAATCATGAACGACTCCGACACTGATATTGATACCAATCTCTGGATCGAAGGAATGGCCGCAAAGCTTACTGCTCCGGCGCATTCTATACAAACCGTAATTTTGTAA
- a CDS encoding glycoside hydrolase family 16 protein: MKKSFQYIFNFMIGGALAFSLVNCTASKYPGKKLIWSDEFNYKGLPDSTKWNYDVGGHGFGNEESQFYTKNRLENARVEKGNLIIEAKKENWEESKYTSARLLTKGKFSFEYGTVEVRAKLPKGRGTWPAIWMMSEKMKTWPDDGELDIMEHVGYNQGFIHASAHTKNYNHKINTQKTDTIFVKDVSEKFHVYKANWTPEKIEVYVDDKKFFTYENKEKPYGAWPFDQPYFLILNVAVGGFWGGLKGIDDTVFPQKFEIDYVRVYQDK, encoded by the coding sequence ATGAAAAAATCATTTCAATATATATTTAATTTCATGATCGGGGGAGCGCTTGCTTTTTCTCTGGTGAATTGTACGGCTAGCAAATATCCCGGTAAAAAGCTGATCTGGTCGGACGAGTTTAATTACAAAGGCCTTCCGGATTCCACAAAATGGAATTATGATGTTGGCGGACACGGTTTCGGGAATGAAGAATCTCAGTTTTATACCAAAAACCGACTGGAAAATGCAAGGGTTGAAAAAGGCAATCTCATCATCGAAGCTAAAAAAGAAAATTGGGAAGAAAGCAAATATACTTCTGCAAGACTCCTCACCAAGGGTAAATTCTCATTTGAATATGGAACCGTTGAAGTAAGAGCCAAACTTCCTAAAGGCCGCGGCACATGGCCTGCAATCTGGATGATGAGCGAAAAGATGAAAACCTGGCCGGATGACGGCGAACTTGACATCATGGAGCATGTAGGATACAATCAGGGATTTATTCATGCATCGGCGCACACCAAAAATTATAATCACAAGATTAATACTCAGAAAACCGATACGATATTCGTGAAAGATGTCAGCGAAAAATTTCACGTGTATAAAGCCAACTGGACTCCTGAAAAGATCGAAGTATACGTAGACGACAAAAAGTTTTTCACCTATGAAAACAAAGAAAAACCTTATGGTGCCTGGCCTTTTGACCAGCCTTACTTCCTGATCCTGAATGTTGCGGTAGGAGGATTTTGGGGTGGATTAAAAGGTATTGACGATACTGTTTTCCCACAAAAATTTGAAATCGATTACGTAAGGGTGTATCAGGATAAATAA
- the bglX gene encoding beta-glucosidase BglX, giving the protein MKRVYFLLAITAFGINAFGQKTIDQKVSELLSKMTLEEKVGQLVQYSGFEYATGPQNSNSANVLNEIKQGKVGSMLNVAGAGETRKFQELALQSRLRIPLLFGQDVIHGYRTTFPVNLGQAASWDLALIEKSERIAATEASAYGIHWTFAPMVDIARDPRWGRVMEGSGEDTYLGTQIGLARIRGFQGKGLGNIDAIMACAKHFAAYGAAVGGRDYNSVDMSLRQLNETYLPPFKAAAEAGVATFMNSFNDINGIPATANKYILRDLLKGAWNFKGFVVSDWGSIGEMVPHGYAKDNKEAAEKAILAGSDMDMESRAYMAELPNLVKEGKVDPKFIDDAARRILVKKFEMGLFDDPYRFSNEKRQKEQTNNQENRKFGREFGSKSIVLLKNEKNILPLSRSTKTIALIGPFGKETSANHGFWSVAFKDDNQRIVTQFDGIKNQLDKNSTLLYAKGANADDQDRSMFAEAVETAKKADVVIMTLGEGHAMSGEAKSRSNIHFSGVQEELLKEVAKTGKPIVLMINAGRPLVFDWAADNVSAIMYTWWLGTEAGNSIADVLFGTVNPGGKLPMTFPRTEGQIPVYYNHYNTGRPAKNNTDRNYVSAYIDLDNDPKFPFGYGLSYTQFKYGDMILSSTNLKGNQTLKISINITNSGNYDGEEVVQLYIRDLFGKVVRPVKELKRFQKVFIKKGESKTVTFNLTPNDLKFYDDELNFDWEGGEFDIMVGTNSRDVQTKRINWSK; this is encoded by the coding sequence ATGAAAAGAGTTTATTTCCTTTTGGCAATTACAGCCTTTGGAATCAATGCATTTGGACAAAAGACCATTGATCAGAAAGTCTCTGAACTGTTGTCTAAAATGACGCTGGAAGAAAAAGTAGGACAGCTGGTTCAATACAGTGGTTTTGAATATGCAACGGGTCCTCAGAATTCCAATTCTGCAAATGTTTTAAACGAAATAAAACAAGGAAAGGTTGGTTCTATGCTCAATGTAGCAGGAGCCGGAGAAACCAGAAAATTTCAGGAATTAGCCTTGCAATCAAGATTAAGAATTCCTTTATTATTCGGGCAGGACGTTATTCATGGATACAGAACAACATTTCCGGTAAATTTAGGTCAGGCGGCAAGCTGGGATTTAGCATTAATTGAAAAATCGGAAAGAATTGCGGCGACTGAAGCTTCTGCATATGGGATCCACTGGACTTTTGCACCCATGGTAGACATTGCCAGAGATCCGAGATGGGGAAGGGTAATGGAAGGTTCAGGAGAAGACACCTATTTGGGAACGCAAATCGGGCTTGCAAGAATCCGTGGTTTTCAGGGAAAAGGACTTGGGAATATTGATGCGATCATGGCCTGCGCAAAGCATTTCGCAGCATACGGCGCGGCAGTTGGCGGAAGGGATTATAATTCGGTTGATATGAGCTTAAGACAGCTTAACGAAACGTATTTACCTCCTTTCAAAGCTGCGGCAGAAGCAGGTGTTGCCACATTTATGAACTCTTTTAATGATATTAACGGAATTCCGGCAACAGCCAACAAATATATTTTAAGAGATTTGTTAAAAGGAGCATGGAATTTTAAAGGCTTTGTCGTTTCAGATTGGGGAAGTATCGGAGAAATGGTTCCTCACGGGTATGCGAAAGACAATAAAGAAGCTGCGGAAAAAGCAATTCTTGCCGGAAGCGATATGGATATGGAAAGCCGTGCTTATATGGCAGAACTTCCTAATCTGGTTAAAGAAGGAAAAGTGGATCCGAAATTTATTGATGACGCTGCAAGAAGAATTTTGGTTAAAAAATTCGAGATGGGATTATTTGATGATCCTTACCGTTTCAGCAATGAAAAAAGACAGAAAGAGCAGACCAACAATCAGGAAAACAGGAAATTCGGAAGAGAGTTCGGCTCAAAAAGCATTGTTTTATTGAAAAACGAAAAGAATATTCTTCCATTGTCAAGATCAACAAAAACGATTGCTTTAATCGGTCCTTTCGGAAAAGAAACTTCTGCCAATCACGGATTTTGGTCGGTTGCTTTTAAAGATGATAATCAAAGAATTGTAACACAGTTTGACGGGATTAAAAATCAATTAGATAAAAATTCAACTTTATTATATGCAAAAGGTGCGAATGCTGATGATCAGGACCGATCGATGTTTGCGGAAGCCGTGGAAACGGCTAAAAAAGCGGATGTTGTCATCATGACCTTAGGTGAAGGCCACGCAATGAGCGGTGAAGCTAAAAGCCGAAGCAATATCCATTTTTCAGGGGTTCAGGAAGAACTTTTAAAAGAAGTTGCCAAAACAGGAAAACCGATTGTTTTAATGATCAACGCAGGAAGACCTTTGGTGTTCGATTGGGCAGCAGATAATGTTTCAGCAATTATGTACACTTGGTGGCTCGGAACGGAAGCGGGAAACTCTATTGCAGATGTACTTTTCGGAACGGTAAATCCGGGAGGAAAACTTCCGATGACTTTCCCAAGAACAGAAGGACAGATTCCGGTGTACTATAACCATTACAATACCGGAAGACCGGCCAAAAACAATACCGACAGAAATTACGTTTCGGCATACATCGATCTGGATAATGATCCTAAATTTCCGTTTGGATACGGCTTGAGTTATACTCAGTTTAAATATGGTGATATGATTTTAAGCTCTACGAACCTTAAAGGAAATCAGACTTTAAAAATTAGTATCAATATTACCAACAGCGGAAACTACGATGGGGAAGAGGTTGTTCAGCTGTACATCAGAGACCTGTTCGGAAAAGTGGTACGACCTGTAAAAGAGTTGAAAAGGTTCCAAAAAGTTTTCATCAAAAAAGGGGAAAGCAAAACCGTTACTTTCAATCTTACTCCTAACGATCTTAAATTCTATGATGATGAATTGAACTTCGACTGGGAAGGCGGTGAATTTGATATTATGGTAGGGACAAATTCACGGGATGTTCAGACGAAAAGAATTAATTGGTCAAAATAA
- a CDS encoding glycoside hydrolase family 30 protein, whose translation MNSQYSYSFLFRSAALCGVALLSFLNCSSTSSDLANNNDNPGNNGGGSTSGDPVQVWLTKGDQSIKLQQQNTAYFSGNQNSGTTIEVDASKVFQTVDGFGYTLTGGSVQVINQLNAAKKQELLNDLFSSSGIGVSYLRISIGASDLNSEVFSYDDMPAGQTDPTLAQFSLTKDQAVIQMLKDILVINPNIKILATPWSPPVWMKDNGSTIGGSLKPEFYGVYAQYFVKYIQAMQAQGIRIDAITPQNEPLHPGNNPSMYMSAGDQATFIKNNLGPAFQSANITTKIIAYDHNCDNPAYPLAILNDSAANPYVDGSAFHLYAGDISALGTVHNLFPNKNVYFTEQWTSSTGNFGGDLDWHTKNIIIGSMRNWSRTALEWNVANDASFGPHTPGGCTQCKGAVTITGSAAYDKNVAYYIIAHASKFVPANSQRIESTQGDNLSTVAFKTPAGKTVLIVQNGNSTEKAFNIKYNQKTAPVTISGSSTATYVF comes from the coding sequence ATGAACTCACAATATTCATATAGTTTCTTATTCAGAAGTGCTGCACTTTGCGGTGTAGCGCTTCTTTCTTTTTTAAACTGTAGCAGCACATCTTCGGATCTTGCAAACAATAATGATAATCCCGGGAACAACGGAGGAGGAAGTACCAGTGGAGATCCGGTACAGGTTTGGCTCACCAAAGGAGACCAATCCATAAAATTACAGCAACAGAATACTGCGTATTTCTCAGGAAATCAAAATTCGGGAACAACCATTGAAGTTGATGCTTCAAAGGTATTCCAGACTGTTGACGGATTCGGGTATACCTTAACAGGAGGAAGCGTGCAGGTGATCAATCAGCTGAATGCTGCCAAAAAGCAGGAGCTTCTAAACGATTTATTCAGCAGCTCCGGAATAGGAGTGAGCTATTTAAGAATCAGTATTGGAGCTTCCGATCTGAACAGTGAAGTTTTTTCTTACGATGATATGCCCGCAGGACAGACCGATCCTACATTGGCACAGTTTAGCCTTACGAAAGATCAGGCTGTTATTCAGATGTTAAAGGACATTCTGGTTATTAACCCGAATATAAAAATTCTGGCTACACCGTGGTCGCCACCTGTTTGGATGAAAGACAACGGCAGCACCATCGGAGGAAGTCTAAAACCTGAATTTTACGGCGTTTATGCACAATATTTCGTGAAATACATTCAGGCCATGCAGGCGCAGGGAATCAGGATTGATGCCATAACGCCTCAAAACGAACCTTTGCATCCCGGAAATAATCCGAGTATGTATATGAGCGCAGGAGACCAGGCTACTTTTATTAAAAATAATTTAGGACCGGCTTTTCAGTCTGCAAATATTACAACAAAAATCATTGCTTATGACCACAACTGTGATAATCCTGCGTATCCTTTAGCAATATTAAATGATTCTGCAGCAAATCCTTATGTTGACGGATCTGCATTCCATTTATATGCCGGAGATATTTCAGCATTGGGAACCGTTCATAATTTATTTCCTAATAAAAACGTCTATTTTACAGAACAGTGGACAAGCTCTACGGGAAATTTCGGCGGAGATTTAGATTGGCATACGAAAAACATTATTATAGGATCTATGAGAAACTGGAGCAGAACAGCTTTAGAATGGAATGTAGCCAATGATGCGTCATTCGGGCCTCACACGCCGGGCGGCTGTACACAGTGTAAAGGTGCAGTTACGATTACCGGATCAGCAGCTTATGATAAAAATGTTGCTTATTATATTATCGCTCATGCTTCAAAATTTGTTCCTGCAAACTCTCAGAGAATTGAATCTACACAAGGGGATAACCTTTCAACAGTAGCTTTCAAAACTCCTGCTGGTAAAACGGTTTTAATTGTTCAGAACGGCAATTCAACGGAGAAAGCATTTAATATTAAATACAATCAGAAAACAGCTCCGGTCACCATTTCAGGAAGCTCAACTGCAACGTATGTTTTTTAA
- a CDS encoding RagB/SusD family nutrient uptake outer membrane protein → MKNKIYKISIAASLLIGTGLLNVACNTDNLEDVKNLGAFDTNNFFRNEQECFFALVGVYDPVRKYAAGFENMVTFFNAGSDDFYAGGGSATDGAGIQGLSNYQLNPNTMPASYWRDYYQGISRANILIEKIPAADMSDAVKNRFMGEAKTLRALYYFELVRMFGNIPLILKEIKATDDYYNIAQTPKAQVYAQIEADLLEAIPGLPMTVSGDGRGRFTQGAAKALLGKVYLYENKKTEAAAQFAEVNGTPGGTSQYGYKLVSDFASLWVTDNKFTSESIFEVMHTNKGNSDWGFWGQGNDEGNSINIMVAPRGYTKTATTAPDVVAGWAFNPITTDLYNFMQGDPRMDATILNVKQLKQEGKADYSPAYMDSGYFLNKFMPTKDEVTTLPGASELNYRQNYIYIRLADTYLMEAEALNGTGARAQALLDAVRARVGLSSVPVTLQAVKDERRRELVGEGHRWFDLVRWGEAPAKLGSRGFIAGKNEVMPIPYTELTGTILKQNPGY, encoded by the coding sequence ATGAAAAATAAAATATATAAAATAAGTATAGCAGCATCATTATTAATAGGTACAGGGCTTCTCAATGTTGCCTGTAATACAGATAATCTTGAAGATGTAAAAAACCTGGGGGCATTCGATACCAATAACTTTTTTCGAAATGAACAGGAATGTTTCTTTGCCCTTGTGGGAGTATATGATCCTGTAAGAAAGTATGCAGCAGGATTTGAAAATATGGTTACTTTTTTCAACGCAGGGTCCGATGATTTCTATGCCGGAGGCGGAAGTGCAACAGATGGAGCGGGAATTCAGGGATTGTCAAACTATCAGCTGAATCCGAATACCATGCCTGCAAGTTACTGGAGAGATTATTATCAGGGTATTTCCCGGGCAAATATTTTAATAGAAAAGATTCCTGCAGCAGATATGAGTGATGCTGTAAAGAATAGATTTATGGGTGAGGCTAAAACATTAAGGGCTTTATATTATTTTGAACTGGTGAGAATGTTTGGTAACATTCCTTTAATTCTGAAAGAAATTAAAGCCACGGATGATTATTATAATATTGCACAGACTCCAAAAGCACAGGTATATGCTCAGATAGAAGCTGATTTGCTGGAAGCAATTCCAGGACTGCCGATGACTGTTTCAGGAGATGGTAGAGGAAGATTCACACAGGGTGCAGCCAAAGCTTTACTCGGAAAAGTATACTTATACGAAAATAAAAAAACCGAAGCGGCAGCTCAATTTGCTGAAGTGAATGGAACTCCGGGAGGAACAAGCCAATACGGATACAAACTGGTATCAGATTTTGCCAGCCTTTGGGTAACGGATAATAAATTCACGTCAGAATCTATTTTTGAAGTAATGCACACCAACAAAGGAAATTCAGATTGGGGCTTCTGGGGACAGGGAAATGATGAAGGAAACTCAATCAATATCATGGTTGCACCAAGAGGATACACCAAGACTGCTACAACAGCTCCGGATGTAGTTGCCGGCTGGGCATTCAATCCTATTACAACAGATCTTTACAATTTCATGCAGGGAGATCCGAGAATGGATGCCACAATATTAAATGTAAAGCAATTAAAACAAGAAGGAAAAGCAGATTACTCTCCTGCTTATATGGATTCAGGATATTTCCTTAATAAATTTATGCCTACAAAAGACGAAGTTACCACATTACCGGGAGCTTCTGAGCTGAATTACCGTCAGAATTATATCTACATTAGATTAGCAGATACTTATTTAATGGAAGCTGAAGCGCTTAACGGTACCGGTGCAAGAGCACAGGCACTTCTCGATGCGGTAAGAGCGAGAGTTGGGTTATCTTCAGTTCCGGTGACTTTACAGGCAGTAAAAGATGAAAGAAGAAGAGAACTTGTCGGTGAAGGTCACAGATGGTTTGATCTTGTAAGATGGGGAGAAGCGCCAGCTAAATTAGGTTCAAGAGGATTTATTGCTGGTAAAAATGAAGTGATGCCGATTCCTTACACAGAACTTACAGGAACAATCCTAAAACAAAACCCTGGATATTAA